The proteins below are encoded in one region of Bacillota bacterium:
- the lysA gene encoding diaminopimelate decarboxylase yields MYLWEALPGIGIDGRGRLEIAGCDALDLAARFGTPLYVYDEEEIRRRCRAWQGAVARWWPGGKVLYAAKAFSTVAMAALVREEGLGMDVCSGGELWTALTAGFPASRIYFQGNGKSPDELELALEEGVGHIVVDNHEELARLERLGRPRRRRIRVLLRFAPGVEAGAHDHLSTGTMHSKFGFLPGSDLEAAVRTARESPVLELAGLSCHVGSQILVAEPFSAAADAAIRVAREFPWAPEWELDLGGGLGARYTEEDDPVSPHEVVGEVACRLRQACQRDGVPLPRLILEPGRAVVAEAAVALYTVQAVKQVPGRSYVVVDGGLHDNPRPALYGARYRASLAGRVTEPPAGSFWVVGKNCESGDVLVRDIPLPRPRAGEVLAVFTAGAYQFTMASNYNRLPRPAVVFARAGRAETVVARETYRDVVARDRLPGWMSADAAASS; encoded by the coding sequence TTGTATCTTTGGGAAGCATTGCCCGGGATCGGGATTGACGGGCGAGGGCGTCTGGAGATAGCGGGGTGCGACGCCCTTGATCTGGCTGCCCGTTTCGGGACTCCCTTGTACGTTTATGACGAAGAGGAAATCAGGCGGCGGTGCCGGGCCTGGCAGGGGGCTGTGGCCCGGTGGTGGCCGGGCGGGAAGGTCCTCTATGCCGCCAAGGCCTTCAGCACGGTGGCCATGGCTGCCCTGGTGCGCGAAGAGGGCCTGGGGATGGACGTGTGCTCGGGTGGTGAACTGTGGACAGCGCTGACCGCGGGGTTCCCGGCGTCGCGCATCTACTTCCAGGGCAACGGTAAGAGCCCGGATGAACTGGAGCTGGCTCTGGAAGAGGGAGTGGGCCACATCGTGGTGGACAATCACGAGGAGCTGGCTCGCCTGGAACGCCTGGGCCGGCCGCGGCGACGGCGGATCAGGGTGCTCCTGCGCTTTGCCCCCGGAGTGGAAGCGGGTGCCCACGATCACCTGAGCACGGGCACCATGCATTCCAAGTTCGGTTTTCTCCCGGGCTCGGACCTGGAGGCGGCGGTCCGCACCGCGCGGGAATCGCCCGTGCTGGAGCTGGCGGGGCTGTCCTGCCACGTGGGCTCTCAGATCCTTGTCGCAGAGCCCTTCTCGGCTGCAGCCGACGCGGCCATCCGGGTGGCGCGGGAATTCCCCTGGGCTCCGGAATGGGAGCTGGACCTGGGAGGTGGCCTGGGTGCACGCTACACCGAGGAAGATGATCCCGTAAGCCCCCATGAGGTGGTGGGCGAGGTCGCCTGCCGTCTGAGGCAGGCGTGCCAGCGGGATGGCGTCCCCCTGCCCCGTCTGATACTGGAACCGGGCCGTGCCGTGGTGGCCGAGGCGGCCGTGGCCCTGTACACGGTGCAGGCGGTAAAGCAGGTGCCCGGGCGGTCGTATGTGGTGGTCGATGGCGGGCTGCACGACAACCCCCGTCCCGCCCTGTACGGGGCCAGGTACCGCGCCAGCCTGGCCGGTCGGGTCACGGAACCGCCGGCGGGCAGCTTCTGGGTCGTGGGCAAGAATTGCGAGTCGGGAGACGTGCTGGTGAGGGACATCCCCCTGCCCCGTCCCCGGGCGGGGGAGGTGCTGGCAGTTTTCACCGCCGGGGCATACCAGTTCACCATGGCGTCCAATTACAACCGCCTGCCCCGGCCGGCGGTGGTGTTCGCGCGGGCGGGGCGGGCGGAAACGGTGGTGGCCCGCGAGACGTACCGGGACGTGGTGGCGCGCGACCGGCTGCCCGGGTGGATGTCTGCCGACGCCGCCGCCAGCAGCTGA